Below is a genomic region from Miniphocaeibacter halophilus.
TAGCATTTTCAGCATACTGTCTAACTAATTTAGCTAAATCCCTTCTTCTTTCTTCTGTTAATGCAGGAAATGGAAGTCTAATAATTTTTCCGTCATTTGAAGGAGTAATACCTAAATTTGATTGTAGAATACTTTTCTCTATTGCCGATATAGTTGAAACATCCCATGGTTGAATGGTCAATAACCTTGCTTCAGCAACATTAATAGTAGATACTTGATTTAATGGAGTTTGTGTTCCATAGTAGTCTATAGATAAATTATCTAACAAAGCAGGATTTGCTCTCCCAGCCCTAATAGTTTTCAAATCCTCTTTATAGGAATTTATTGTTTTTTGCATTTTTGTTTCTAAATTTTTCAATACGTCAGTATACATATTAGTCTCCTTTCACCTTAGTTCCAATATTATCTCCACAAGCTACCTTTATTAAATTATTTGGATCATCAATTCCAAAAACAACCACTGGTATATTATTATCCATACATAGAGATGTGGCTGTTGAATCCATTATACCTAAACCTTGATTTAATATATCTATATATGATAATTCATCATATTTAATAGCATCATCATATTTATTAGGATCTTTATTATAAATTCCGTCTGTTCCTGTTTTACCTAATAAAATTACATCTGCATTAATTTCTGCAGCTCTTAAAGCTGCTGTTGTATCTGTTGAAAAATATGGTAAACCGGCACCGGCACCAAAGATTACTACTCTATTTTTTTCAATATGCCTAATGGCTCTTCTTCTTATATATGGTTCGGCTACTGCTTTCATTTCTATTGCAGTTTGTACTCTAGTATCTACTCCTAAATTTTCAAGTGAAGCTTGTAATCTCAATGCGTTAATTACTGTACCTAACATCCCCATACTGTCAGATGTAGATCTATCTATTTTTTCAGAGGAACGTCCTCTCCAAAAATTTCCTCCACCAACTACTATTGCTAGTTCTAGACCTAAATTATGAACTTCTTTTATAGATTTACAAATATCATCTATAACATCGTCATCTAGTCCATGACCTTTACCACCTGAAAGGGCTTCTCCACTTAATTTTATTATTGCTCTTTTATAGGCTAAATTCAAATTATTCCTCCCATACTATTTTTTATAAATACGAACAAGATAAATGTTCACATAAAAATTCTATTATATATCTTTAATATCATATCATTTACAACTTACTTTTTCAACAGAAGTAAGTTTAGGAAATAACTGAATTAAGCAGTTTTATGTAATAAGAAATTGAAAGAAAATATTTGTTAATATTTAATTATTTTATTTGCTTTCATAATATTGTTACACTTAAAAAAATAGACATAATTAAGATTATGTCTATTTTAAAATATTATTTAATTTATATTCTAGTTACCCATTTGTTTAGCAACTTCTTCTGCAAAGTCCTCTTCTCTTTTTTCTAATCCTTCTCCAACTTCATATCTTACAAATCTACGGATTTTAATATTTTCTCCAATTTTTGAAATTAGGTTATTTAAAAGAGTTTGAACATTTATGCTAGGATCTTTAATGTATGCTTGGTCTAATAGACAAATTTCTTCATAGAATTTACCCATTCTACCTTCTACCTTTTTCTCTGCAATCATTTTTGATTTTTCAGGATCCATTCCTTTAGCAGCATTTTCGTTCATTGCTTGATGAATTAAAAATTCTTTTTCTTTAGCAACTTCTTCTGCAGGAACATCTTCTCTTGAAACGTATTTTGGAGATGAAGCAGCAACTTGCATAGCAATATCTTTAACAAATTGTTTAAATTCTTCATTTTTAGCAACGAAATCAGTTTCAGAATTCACTTCTACTAAGGCTGCAATTCTACCACCATGTATATATGCTTCAACTAAACCTTCAGAAGCAATTCTACCAGCTTTTTTAGAAGCACCAGCAAGTCCCTTTTCTCTTAAAATTTCCATTGCTTTTTCCATGTCTTCATTAGCTTCTTGTAAAGCCTTTTTAGCATCCATCATACCAGCACCAGTTTTATCACGTAATTCTTTAACCATTGTAGCTGTTATAGCCATTAATATTCCCCCTTAAAATTTATAATAAATCAGAACAAAAGGTAAGAGATATATTACTC
It encodes:
- the frr gene encoding ribosome recycling factor, producing the protein MYTDVLKNLETKMQKTINSYKEDLKTIRAGRANPALLDNLSIDYYGTQTPLNQVSTINVAEARLLTIQPWDVSTISAIEKSILQSNLGITPSNDGKIIRLPFPALTEERRRDLAKLVRQYAENAKVALRNSRREAMDAIKKLEKNSEISEDELRTGEQEIQDLINKYTAEIDSITKTKEDELMEI
- the pyrH gene encoding UMP kinase, with protein sequence MNLAYKRAIIKLSGEALSGGKGHGLDDDVIDDICKSIKEVHNLGLELAIVVGGGNFWRGRSSEKIDRSTSDSMGMLGTVINALRLQASLENLGVDTRVQTAIEMKAVAEPYIRRRAIRHIEKNRVVIFGAGAGLPYFSTDTTAALRAAEINADVILLGKTGTDGIYNKDPNKYDDAIKYDELSYIDILNQGLGIMDSTATSLCMDNNIPVVVFGIDDPNNLIKVACGDNIGTKVKGD
- the tsf gene encoding translation elongation factor Ts produces the protein MAITATMVKELRDKTGAGMMDAKKALQEANEDMEKAMEILREKGLAGASKKAGRIASEGLVEAYIHGGRIAALVEVNSETDFVAKNEEFKQFVKDIAMQVAASSPKYVSREDVPAEEVAKEKEFLIHQAMNENAAKGMDPEKSKMIAEKKVEGRMGKFYEEICLLDQAYIKDPSINVQTLLNNLISKIGENIKIRRFVRYEVGEGLEKREEDFAEEVAKQMGN